The region CGCGTACCCGGCCCTCCAGCAGGAAGTCGCCGCTGGTCTGGTCGAGCTGGGCCTGGTCGGCGCTCAGCATGCGGCCCGGCTGCTCGATGCGAACATCTCCTGACAATTGTGTCAGGCCGCCGGGTACCATCTGCGAGCGCGCCATGGTGACAATGGTGTCTGCCGCCGGGTCCGGCACCCCGAGCGCCGGGTTGTAGTACAACCCTTCGCACCAAGCCGGTACCTTCTGGCGTTGCTCGGGTGGTAACTGGCGGACCTGCTCACGGGTCATCCAACCCAGCTCGGCCATGGCCGGCAACGGCAGCAGGGCCCCGCCAAGTAGCAGGGTAGTGAACAGCCTTGAAGGGACGGATCGCAGTGGCATTCGGTATCCGGAACGGGTAAAAAGCGCTGCAAAAGTGGCGAGTGTAAAGGAAGCTCAGAGGCAATGCAGCCGCAGACCAATCAACAGGATACACGCCGACTGGCATTGGATCAGTGGGTACAAACGTCCCTCGGTGAGCCGGTACGGGGCGAGGTCGCATCGGCTGATGCCAGTTTCCGCCGCTACTTCCGCTATTACCGCCCGGACGGCAGCAGTTTGATCGCCATGGACGCGCCGCCGGAGCATGAAAACAGTGCCCCGTTCGTGGCCGTCGCTGGCCGGCTGGCCGCCGCCGGGGTGGCGGTGCCGCAGATCATAGCCACCGATCTGACGCAGGGTTTTTTGCTGCTCAGTGACCTCGGCCGTGAGACGTGGCTGCATGTGTTCGATGAGCACAATGCCGATGCGTTGTTCGGGCGCGCACTCAAGGTGCTGCTGGACATCCAAAACGCCGATGTCAGCGGGCTGCCGGATTACGATGAAGCGCTGCTACGCCGCGAGCTGGCGCTGTTCCCTGATTGGTACCTCGACCGCCATCTGGCCGGCCGGCTGGGCCACAGCGCCCGCGCCGAGCTGGGTCGGCTGCTGGTGCAAGTGGATCAACAACTGGTGCGCGCAGCGCTGGATCAGGCGCAGGTGTTTGTGCATCGCGACTACATGCCGCGCAACCTGATGGAAGGGCCGTTTAGCCCCGGCGTGCTGGATTTCCAAGACGCGGTGCGTGGGCCGGTCAGTTACGACGCGGTGTCGCTGTTCCGCGATGCCTTCATCAGCTGGCCGGAGGCGCGCGTCAGTGGCTGGCTGGGCGACTATTGGGCCATGGCCCGCGAGCGCGGCCTGCCGGTGCCGGATTCTCGCGATCGTTTCCTGCGTGATTGCGACCTGATGGGCGCCCAGCGCCACCTGAAGATCATGGGCATCTTCGCCCGCATTACTCATCGTGATGGCAAGCCGCGCTATGTCACCGACACGCCGCGCTTCGCCGCCTACCTGGACACGGTGGCCGCACGCTATGAAGAACTGGCGCCGCTGCGCCGGGTGCTGACGATCCTGACCGAGGAGGGCGTGCACGGGTGAAAGCCATGGTGCTGGCGGCGGGACTGGGTACCCGCATGCGGCCGCTCACCGACCACACCCCCAAGCCGCTGCTACAAGCGGGCGGCCGCACTCTCATTGATTACCACTTGGCGCGCCTGGCGGCGGCCGGTGTGCGCGAGGTG is a window of Alcanivorax sp. REN37 DNA encoding:
- a CDS encoding aminoglycoside phosphotransferase family protein, producing the protein MQPQTNQQDTRRLALDQWVQTSLGEPVRGEVASADASFRRYFRYYRPDGSSLIAMDAPPEHENSAPFVAVAGRLAAAGVAVPQIIATDLTQGFLLLSDLGRETWLHVFDEHNADALFGRALKVLLDIQNADVSGLPDYDEALLRRELALFPDWYLDRHLAGRLGHSARAELGRLLVQVDQQLVRAALDQAQVFVHRDYMPRNLMEGPFSPGVLDFQDAVRGPVSYDAVSLFRDAFISWPEARVSGWLGDYWAMARERGLPVPDSRDRFLRDCDLMGAQRHLKIMGIFARITHRDGKPRYVTDTPRFAAYLDTVAARYEELAPLRRVLTILTEEGVHG